One genomic window of Mus pahari chromosome 23, PAHARI_EIJ_v1.1, whole genome shotgun sequence includes the following:
- the Tesc gene encoding calcineurin B homologous protein 3 has product MGAAHSASEEVRELEGKTGFSSDQIEQLHRRFKQLSGDQPTIRKENFNNVPDLELNPIRSKIVRAFFDNRNLRKGPSGLADEINFEDFLTIMSYFRPIDTTLGEEQVELSRKEKLKFLFHMYDSDSDGRITLEEYRNVVEELLSGNPHIEKESARSIADGAMMEAASVCVGQMEPDQVYEGITFEDFLKIWQGIDIETKMHIRFLNMETIALCH; this is encoded by the exons ATGGGCGCTGCCCACTCGGCGTCCGAGGAGGTGCGGGAGCTCGAGGGCAAGACCGGCT tctcCTCGGACCAGATAGAGCAACTGCACCGGAGGTTCAAGCAGCTAAGCGGGGACCAGCCCACCATTCG CAAGGAGAACTTCAACAATGTCCCTGACCTGGAGCTCAACCCGATCCGATCCAAAATCGTCCGTGCCTTCTTCGACAACAG GAACCTGCGAAAGGGACCCAGCGGTCTGGCCGACGAGATCAACTTTGAGGACTTCCTGACTATCATGTCCTACTTCCGGCCCATCGACACCACCCTGGGCGAGGAGCAGGTGGAGCTGTCTCGAAAGGAGAAGCTGAAAT TTCTGTTTCATATGTATGATTCGGACAGTGACGGCCGCATCACCCTGGAAGAGTATAGAAAT GTGGTGGAGGAGCTGCTCTCTGGAAATCCTCACATTGAGAAGGAGTCAGCTCGGTCCATTGCAGACGGGGCCATGATGGAGGCAGCCAGCGTGTGCGTGGGGCAAATG GAACCGGACCAGGTGTATGAGGGGATCACCTTTGAGGACTTCCTGAAG ATCTGGCAGGGCATCGACATCGAGACCAAGATGCACATCCGCTTCCTCAACATGGAGACCATCGCCCTCTGCCACTGA